A genomic stretch from Antarcticibacterium flavum includes:
- a CDS encoding phosphatase PAP2 family protein: MLEKINELDRQLFFYFNNLGNFTWDPFWLLVTEKWTAIPLYALLLYLIFRKFKLKGAIITAILIALLITVTDQLGNIFKDHFMRLRPCGQEGVMEYARFVAKRCGRYGYFSAHASNSMGVAVFLGIILKKYYHYLIYFLLGWSLLVSYSRVYLGVHYPGDILTGMFIGALFGYLFSLLHNYLMRRFRVPAG, translated from the coding sequence ATGCTGGAAAAAATAAACGAGCTGGATCGCCAGCTGTTCTTTTATTTTAACAATCTCGGAAATTTCACCTGGGATCCTTTTTGGCTGCTGGTTACAGAAAAATGGACAGCCATTCCTCTCTATGCCTTGCTGCTTTATTTAATCTTTAGAAAGTTTAAATTAAAAGGAGCTATAATTACAGCAATCCTTATCGCCCTGCTCATTACGGTTACAGACCAGCTTGGCAATATCTTTAAAGATCATTTCATGCGCCTACGCCCTTGCGGACAGGAAGGAGTGATGGAATATGCCCGTTTTGTGGCTAAACGTTGTGGCAGGTATGGGTATTTTTCTGCACATGCTTCCAACTCCATGGGAGTGGCAGTGTTCCTGGGAATTATTTTAAAGAAGTATTACCACTATCTCATCTACTTCTTACTTGGCTGGTCCCTGCTGGTATCGTATAGCAGGGTATACCTTGGAGTACACTATCCCGGGGATATTTTGACGGGGATGTTTATTGGTGCTCTTTTCGGGTATTTGTTTTCCTTACTCCACAATTACCTTATGAGGCGTTTTAGGGTTCCTGCAGGATAA
- a CDS encoding MATE family efflux transporter: MQLSQYTREFRTNLNIAFPVMMGQLGHVLVGLVDNLMIGRLGAAPLAAVSLGNSLVFIALSLGIGFSFAITPLIAEADGAGDLDKGRSYFHHGIILSATSGVFLFLLLLLAKPILYHLDQPPEVVELAIPYLEIVAFSMIPLMIFQGYKQFADGLSQTKYAMYATLIANVVNVVANFLLIYGIWIFPRLELEGAAIGTLISRFFMLWFIWEILRRKKKFRDYFIWSKRNLIKPEIFKRLLSLGFPTALQMFFEVGIFTGTIILAGTLGTNPQAANQIALNLASMTFMIAVGLGVTATIRVGNQKGLRNYRDLRRIAFSTFLLVFLIEAVFAIGFILMKDWLPTLYIDNMEVILLAAQLLVIAALFQLSDGLQVVILGALRGLQDVKIPTLICFVAYWIIGFPVSIYFGREDQLGSMGIWLGLLAGLTASAVMLHFRFNYLSKELILKQETALEKPAV; encoded by the coding sequence TCCCCTGGCAGCTGTTTCACTTGGGAATAGTTTGGTTTTCATTGCCTTGTCCCTGGGAATAGGATTTTCTTTTGCCATCACACCCTTGATCGCAGAGGCCGATGGCGCCGGGGATCTTGATAAAGGCCGCAGCTACTTCCATCATGGGATCATCCTGAGTGCTACAAGCGGAGTCTTTTTGTTCCTCTTGCTACTGCTGGCCAAACCTATCCTATACCACCTGGACCAGCCGCCCGAGGTGGTGGAGCTTGCAATTCCCTATCTGGAGATCGTAGCTTTCTCGATGATCCCTCTAATGATCTTCCAGGGCTATAAGCAGTTTGCAGATGGGCTCTCCCAAACCAAATATGCAATGTATGCTACCCTTATTGCCAATGTGGTGAATGTAGTGGCAAACTTCCTTCTTATTTACGGGATATGGATATTTCCAAGACTGGAGCTGGAAGGGGCTGCCATTGGAACGCTCATTTCCCGCTTCTTTATGCTGTGGTTCATTTGGGAAATCCTTAGGAGAAAGAAGAAATTCAGGGATTACTTTATTTGGAGTAAAAGAAACCTTATAAAGCCTGAAATATTTAAACGTCTTTTATCACTTGGCTTTCCCACTGCACTACAAATGTTCTTTGAAGTGGGTATTTTTACCGGTACTATTATTCTTGCGGGAACTCTGGGAACGAATCCACAGGCAGCAAACCAAATCGCCCTCAACCTGGCTTCAATGACCTTTATGATCGCAGTGGGGCTTGGAGTTACTGCCACGATAAGGGTAGGAAACCAAAAGGGATTAAGGAATTACAGGGATCTAAGACGAATAGCTTTTTCTACCTTCCTCCTGGTATTCCTTATCGAGGCGGTGTTTGCGATTGGGTTTATTCTCATGAAAGACTGGCTGCCAACTTTATATATAGATAATATGGAGGTGATCCTACTGGCAGCGCAACTACTGGTAATAGCGGCTCTATTCCAGTTAAGCGATGGTTTGCAGGTGGTGATATTGGGAGCGCTAAGGGGGCTTCAGGATGTGAAGATCCCTACGCTTATCTGTTTTGTTGCGTACTGGATCATTGGTTTCCCTGTATCTATCTATTTTGGACGGGAAGATCAGCTGGGAAGTATGGGCATCTGGTTGGGTCTTCTCGCGGGTTTAACAGCTTCAGCAGTGATGCTTCATTTTAGATTTAACTATCTTAGCAAAGAATTGATCCTGAAGCAGGAAACAGCCCTCGAAAAGCCAGCTGTTTGA